Proteins from a genomic interval of Syntrophorhabdus sp.:
- a CDS encoding YcxB family protein produces the protein MPDIAATDGSGRELTFQVPLSEIYKFNEPEKMKDLVRSLETSRQRPAAMAPAKRFIISTIGIFCLMIGLTGLFGKDPNIFSILWILLGGAIIWVFLAKPEMDKRKAGGASETKKDPGVTLIINPGRIMIRSPQNETARDWTEFVEYKKTKKGIRLGFLDGTSIWLPEEAFYDKDEMKELLQLLQKKVPGSRSQVSGEKPLE, from the coding sequence GGGAACTGACGTTTCAGGTCCCTCTTTCGGAGATATACAAGTTCAATGAGCCGGAAAAGATGAAAGACCTTGTCCGGTCGCTGGAGACCAGTCGGCAGAGACCTGCCGCCATGGCTCCCGCCAAGAGGTTCATCATAAGCACCATCGGGATATTCTGCCTCATGATCGGTCTGACGGGCCTTTTCGGCAAGGACCCCAACATCTTCAGTATCCTCTGGATCCTCCTCGGCGGGGCGATCATCTGGGTCTTTCTGGCAAAACCGGAGATGGACAAGAGGAAGGCGGGGGGAGCCTCCGAAACGAAGAAGGACCCCGGGGTGACCCTCATCATCAACCCGGGCAGGATAATGATACGCTCACCCCAGAACGAGACGGCCAGGGACTGGACGGAATTCGTTGAGTACAAGAAAACAAAGAAGGGGATCCGCCTCGGCTTCCTTGACGGCACGAGCATCTGGTTGCCGGAAGAGGCCTTCTATGACAAGGATGAGATGAAGGAACTCCTGCAACTGCTGCAGAAAAAGGTCCCAGGTTCCAGGTCTCAGGTCTCAGGTGAAAAACCGCTGGAGTAG